In a genomic window of Corynebacterium lizhenjunii:
- the thiM gene encoding hydroxyethylthiazole kinase: MNAIDTMRAHRPLVQCLTNNVVSNFSANFLLAAGATPTMCDTPQESRAQAQSASGVLINLGTPTQERYEGMREAIAGANQAGTPWVLDPVAAGVLEHRTSFMREVLPHRPAAIRGNASEILALAGTGSGGRGVDATDAVDTALAAAVQLSSTYGSVVAISGPEDVIVSGNTTIRLCCGHPLLPLVVGTGCALGALTAAYLGAVKDPLVAVTAAHAHQGAAGQAAARTASAPGSFAVALIDALYDLSAAEIADLVSWEVSTHAH; this comes from the coding sequence ATCAACGCCATTGACACCATGCGCGCCCACAGACCCCTGGTCCAATGCCTGACCAACAATGTGGTCAGCAACTTCAGCGCCAATTTTTTGCTGGCAGCAGGGGCAACTCCAACCATGTGCGATACCCCGCAAGAATCCCGTGCACAGGCCCAGAGCGCTTCCGGCGTGCTGATCAACCTGGGCACTCCGACTCAAGAGCGCTACGAAGGCATGCGGGAAGCCATTGCAGGCGCCAACCAGGCAGGCACCCCGTGGGTGCTTGACCCTGTGGCGGCCGGTGTCCTCGAGCACCGCACCAGCTTCATGCGGGAAGTCCTCCCTCACCGTCCGGCTGCCATCCGTGGCAATGCCTCGGAGATCCTTGCCTTGGCAGGCACCGGCAGTGGTGGGCGCGGCGTAGATGCTACCGATGCCGTCGATACCGCCTTGGCAGCCGCCGTGCAACTCAGCAGCACCTATGGCTCCGTGGTGGCCATCTCCGGCCCGGAGGATGTGATCGTATCCGGCAACACCACCATTCGGCTGTGCTGTGGGCACCCCCTGCTACCGCTGGTAGTGGGCACTGGTTGCGCCTTGGGCGCGCTGACCGCTGCTTACTTGGGGGCCGTGAAGGACCCCCTGGTGGCAGTGACCGCGGCACACGCCCACCAGGGCGCGGCAGGGCAGGCAGCCGCCCGCACCGCCAGCGCACCCGGCAGCTTTGCTGTGGCTTTGATCGACGCACTCTATGACTTGAGCGCCGCAGAGATCGCTGACCTAGTCTCTTGGGAGGTCTCCACCCATGCACACTAA